One Tindallia magadiensis genomic region harbors:
- a CDS encoding PAS domain S-box protein has translation MTSDQIPPSLQEKIRAVLTKKNVHKKLSLPSLEEMVEEISIYHQELKYQNQELMRAHEELQESKEKLSRTHEFFKELYHEAPVAYVTIDKNRIIQSVNRKFSELTGLDTSELMGKSFARFIASEDQDELFFYLKALEENTSFQSKRLSLIQSDGEKCLVQLESNQTSIDSNHQIRISLTDITSQTKAEEALEKSEKRYRDIVENMNESMVVHDFEGTILDYNLRFPKALGYEAHELYGKHLFLVHRKQDLNIMKKRAQEVIEKGSSYFEAILVRKDGSETAAEISASVISREGKGIIHAFGRDISDKRRRVEELRRFRRAIDNSPDGIYLISRRKMRFLDCNLSAFQELGYSLEELRQLGPQDIKPEYRQDELEIIFDEISLNKEGKGVLQTLHQRKDGSVFPVEVHLQVFDSAGEQMIVASARDISEHLKLLEDTARAHEEAKTANLAKSRFLATMSHELRTPMNSFLGMIQLMQMTNLDEEQEDYLAMAEQSAQTLLHLINEVLDYSKIESVSIQIEHQEFSIDDLLTKIKNFLRPYIEDKSLECKIQAAPEVPKCVLGDSFRILQVLNNLLDNAIKFTKKGSIEVLVELDPNFKSSKDTEIMLKWSIKDTGAGIPKDRLEAIFQPFSQADSSTTRGYGGTGLGLAICRSLAHLMGGEVWVESKEGAGSHFYFTCILESTESCPAAHHLVVPKSDQLNAYPYNSNLRVLIVDDRKDSQLVIQILGKKKKWQVSAASSGQEAITYFRNNIYDIIFMDIEMPQMDGYETVSQIRNIEEQEKTKQKVPIIALTANALAGDREKCLKAGMNDYLSKPYGMTQVMDQIRKWVPSK, from the coding sequence TTGACCTCAGATCAAATTCCTCCATCATTGCAAGAAAAAATTCGTGCTGTTCTTACAAAGAAAAACGTCCATAAAAAACTTTCTTTGCCATCACTAGAAGAAATGGTTGAGGAAATAAGCATTTATCACCAGGAACTGAAATATCAAAATCAAGAACTGATGAGAGCTCATGAAGAACTTCAGGAATCCAAAGAAAAATTATCTCGAACGCATGAATTTTTCAAGGAATTGTATCACGAAGCCCCAGTAGCTTATGTAACTATTGATAAGAATAGAATTATTCAATCGGTAAACCGTAAGTTTTCCGAGTTAACCGGTTTAGACACATCTGAGCTTATGGGGAAAAGCTTTGCCAGATTTATTGCTTCTGAAGATCAAGATGAATTGTTTTTTTATCTGAAAGCCCTAGAAGAAAACACTTCCTTCCAATCAAAAAGGTTATCCCTAATACAGTCTGATGGAGAAAAATGTTTAGTACAATTAGAAAGCAATCAAACTTCCATAGATTCCAATCATCAAATCCGCATTAGTTTAACAGACATCACTTCTCAGACAAAGGCGGAAGAAGCTTTAGAAAAAAGCGAAAAACGATATCGGGATATTGTCGAAAACATGAATGAATCTATGGTAGTTCATGATTTTGAAGGAACAATTCTTGATTACAACTTGCGGTTTCCAAAAGCTCTCGGATATGAAGCTCACGAACTCTATGGAAAACATTTATTTTTGGTTCATCGAAAGCAAGATTTGAATATTATGAAAAAAAGAGCTCAGGAAGTGATAGAAAAAGGAAGTAGCTATTTTGAAGCTATATTGGTTAGAAAAGATGGTTCTGAAACTGCTGCAGAAATTAGCGCTAGTGTTATCTCTCGAGAAGGCAAGGGGATCATTCATGCTTTTGGAAGAGATATATCGGACAAAAGACGAAGAGTGGAGGAACTACGCCGCTTTCGGCGAGCCATCGATAATAGCCCCGATGGTATTTATCTCATTAGTCGACGTAAGATGCGTTTTCTTGACTGTAATCTCTCAGCATTCCAAGAATTAGGATACTCCTTGGAAGAGTTGCGACAATTGGGTCCACAAGATATTAAACCAGAGTATCGTCAAGATGAGCTAGAAATTATTTTTGATGAAATTTCTCTCAACAAAGAAGGAAAAGGCGTTTTACAAACACTTCACCAGCGAAAAGACGGTAGTGTTTTTCCTGTAGAGGTTCACCTTCAAGTTTTCGATTCAGCTGGTGAACAAATGATCGTTGCCAGTGCAAGAGACATATCTGAACACTTAAAACTTTTAGAAGATACTGCAAGAGCTCATGAAGAAGCCAAAACAGCTAATTTAGCAAAAAGTCGGTTTCTCGCTACTATGAGTCATGAGCTTAGAACTCCCATGAACTCTTTTTTAGGGATGATACAATTAATGCAAATGACCAATCTTGATGAAGAGCAAGAAGATTATCTTGCTATGGCAGAGCAATCAGCACAAACTTTACTCCATTTAATCAACGAAGTGCTTGATTATTCGAAAATTGAATCGGTTTCTATTCAAATAGAACATCAAGAATTTTCAATCGACGATTTGCTAACGAAAATTAAAAATTTTCTCCGACCTTACATTGAAGACAAATCGCTAGAATGCAAAATTCAAGCTGCCCCAGAGGTCCCTAAATGTGTGCTTGGTGACAGTTTTCGTATCTTGCAGGTACTCAACAATTTACTTGATAACGCTATAAAATTCACCAAAAAAGGTAGTATCGAAGTGCTGGTGGAACTGGATCCAAATTTCAAAAGCTCTAAAGATACAGAAATAATGTTGAAGTGGAGTATAAAAGATACCGGCGCTGGCATTCCAAAAGATCGATTAGAAGCTATCTTTCAACCTTTTAGCCAAGCTGACTCAAGTACAACGAGAGGTTATGGCGGTACCGGTTTAGGACTTGCTATTTGTAGAAGCCTTGCCCATCTTATGGGTGGAGAAGTTTGGGTTGAAAGCAAAGAAGGAGCTGGCAGCCACTTTTATTTTACTTGTATCTTAGAAAGCACAGAGTCTTGTCCTGCTGCTCATCACTTGGTAGTTCCCAAATCAGACCAACTAAACGCTTACCCATATAATTCTAACTTAAGAGTCTTGATTGTTGATGACCGAAAAGATAGCCAACTCGTAATACAAATTCTTGGTAAAAAGAAAAAATGGCAAGTCTCAGCCGCATCATCAGGACAAGAAGCCATCACCTATTTTCGAAACAATATTTATGATATTATATTTATGGATATCGAAATGCCACAAATGGATGGCTACGAAACAGTATCCCAGATTCGGAACATCGAAGAGCAAGAAAAGACAAAACAAAAAGTTCCCATCATTGCGCTTACAGCTAATGCTCTTGCTGGTGATCGAGAAAAATGCTTAAAAGCTGGCATGAACGACTATCTAAGTAAACCTTATGGGATGACACAGGTAATGGATCAAATCAGAAAATGGGTACCATCAAAATAA
- a CDS encoding response regulator, with product MKKILICDDSLLIRRQLKQFFHYNWKEFEIIEAINGKEAVELYQLEKPFLVFMDIVMPEMDGVSSLKEICQIDSEAKIIVLSSVGNRETLREAIDAGAIDFIQKPWTDEVMNKIIKTYCS from the coding sequence GTGAAAAAAATCTTAATTTGTGATGACTCTTTATTGATTAGAAGGCAGCTCAAACAGTTTTTTCATTATAACTGGAAAGAATTTGAGATTATTGAAGCGATAAATGGAAAGGAAGCGGTTGAATTATATCAACTAGAAAAACCATTTTTAGTGTTTATGGATATTGTTATGCCAGAAATGGATGGTGTTAGCAGTTTAAAAGAAATATGTCAGATTGATTCTGAAGCAAAAATAATTGTTTTGTCATCAGTTGGAAATCGAGAAACGCTCAGAGAAGCAATTGATGCAGGAGCGATAGACTTTATTCAAAAACCATGGACTGATGAAGTGATGAATAAAATTATAAAAACCTACTGTTCTTAG
- a CDS encoding DUF3006 domain-containing protein, which yields MKVIIDRFEGQYAVVELDNGGFANIPRTVLPNLADEGDIITIEIDEEATDQRRKRLEGLMEEL from the coding sequence ATGAAGGTAATCATCGATCGATTTGAAGGGCAATATGCCGTAGTAGAGTTAGATAATGGTGGCTTTGCAAATATTCCCAGGACTGTTCTACCTAATCTAGCAGATGAAGGAGATATTATCACCATTGAGATTGATGAAGAAGCAACAGATCAGCGCAGAAAGCGACTAGAGGGATTGATGGAAGAGTTGTAA
- a CDS encoding copper amine oxidase N-terminal domain-containing protein: MMKKRIGIALLMVLLVSVSAYATGGDFVIMTEEGEISFTDETGHPFIDSQNRTMIPLRSVSSGLGHEIQWDGENRTALIDNGAIRIIVGERTVQTPTGTITMDTTADIINGRIYVPLRFVGEALGYAVAYEGPNQTNDGKHRIGIAEKTETDIAEAPQPREISFEVHGEYKGFQLPAHRALEDPYFDPTLYAEDLEFANKGVQIIFFGYAPNPHEVFVVAADQPVPDSALIRAGEVLASRFDWEKVEPALDYYRQRDSWVEGNFMLTLFPTNDENYYIETHQNTDGFSFRVYTKEAAEDMVGSGAAKYAE; the protein is encoded by the coding sequence ATGATGAAAAAAAGAATAGGGATAGCACTTCTAATGGTGCTACTAGTAAGCGTATCAGCTTACGCAACTGGCGGAGATTTTGTTATTATGACGGAAGAAGGAGAGATTAGTTTTACAGATGAAACAGGACATCCATTTATTGATAGTCAGAATCGGACAATGATTCCGCTACGTTCTGTATCTTCAGGTCTTGGTCATGAAATTCAATGGGATGGAGAGAACAGAACAGCACTGATTGATAACGGTGCAATAAGAATTATTGTTGGAGAAAGAACGGTTCAGACGCCAACAGGTACCATTACAATGGATACAACAGCAGACATTATTAATGGAAGGATCTATGTACCACTGCGTTTTGTAGGAGAGGCTTTAGGCTATGCAGTTGCTTATGAAGGACCGAATCAAACAAATGATGGAAAGCATAGGATCGGCATAGCGGAAAAAACAGAAACAGATATTGCGGAAGCACCCCAGCCTAGAGAAATATCTTTTGAAGTTCATGGGGAATATAAAGGATTTCAACTTCCTGCTCATCGAGCGCTGGAAGATCCATACTTCGATCCTACCTTATATGCAGAGGATTTAGAATTTGCTAATAAAGGTGTCCAAATAATCTTTTTCGGATACGCTCCAAATCCTCATGAAGTGTTTGTGGTGGCGGCAGATCAGCCAGTGCCGGATTCGGCGCTTATAAGAGCAGGAGAAGTATTAGCCAGCAGGTTTGATTGGGAGAAAGTTGAACCGGCGCTAGACTATTATCGGCAAAGAGATAGTTGGGTGGAAGGTAATTTTATGTTGACATTGTTCCCTACAAACGATGAAAATTATTATATTGAAACACATCAAAACACCGATGGGTTTAGTTTTAGAGTATATACAAAAGAGGCTGCAGAAGACATGGTAGGGAGTGGTGCAGCTAAGTACGCAGAGTAG
- a CDS encoding GNAT family N-acetyltransferase, whose protein sequence is MVTIETYEKKAHILELLKIVQINRGSGYKSVKELEETLRRHTVFVARYDGEIAGFVAFRMCPLEEAILVEEAVNHFEKRLTFAVGGHLVGSITLLVVDREFQKKKVGSKLIQKVVEKLNGKVSAVFLQSWNNPTNPAVEPLMKSQGFEPWKVYENFYRKHKVGIASQCPVCPGICQCSMTVFYRLLGNKCDE, encoded by the coding sequence ATGGTAACAATAGAAACTTATGAAAAAAAAGCACACATATTGGAATTACTGAAAATCGTTCAAATTAACAGAGGTTCTGGTTATAAATCAGTAAAAGAGCTGGAGGAAACACTTCGGCGACATACGGTTTTTGTTGCCAGATATGATGGAGAAATAGCCGGATTTGTAGCTTTTAGGATGTGCCCTTTGGAAGAAGCTATTCTGGTTGAAGAAGCAGTTAATCATTTTGAAAAACGATTAACTTTTGCGGTTGGGGGACATTTGGTAGGGAGTATTACTTTGTTAGTAGTGGATAGGGAGTTTCAGAAAAAAAAGGTTGGAAGTAAATTGATTCAAAAAGTCGTTGAAAAACTAAATGGAAAAGTAAGTGCTGTATTTTTGCAATCTTGGAACAATCCAACCAATCCAGCTGTCGAACCGCTTATGAAAAGTCAAGGGTTTGAACCCTGGAAAGTGTATGAGAATTTTTATCGAAAACATAAAGTAGGTATTGCATCGCAATGCCCAGTGTGCCCTGGAATATGTCAATGCAGTATGACGGTTTTTTATCGATTATTAGGAAATAAATGTGATGAATAA
- a CDS encoding copper amine oxidase N-terminal domain-containing protein: protein MGNHSKAFLTEPSQQQLLEVAPVVINGRTLVPLGAIFEELQVELEWNSDTRTVFAATEDVEITLPIGQATAIVNGERISLEAPGTIVEGRTMVPVRFISESLGAEVEWIAESRTVVIEMIHESSDKIVNGGDK, encoded by the coding sequence GTGGGGAATCATTCCAAAGCATTCTTGACAGAACCCAGCCAGCAGCAGCTATTAGAGGTAGCGCCGGTTGTTATCAACGGAAGAACCTTGGTACCCTTAGGGGCTATTTTTGAAGAACTTCAGGTAGAATTGGAATGGAATTCAGATACCAGAACTGTTTTTGCTGCTACGGAGGATGTAGAAATAACATTGCCCATAGGTCAAGCTACGGCTATTGTGAACGGTGAGAGGATCTCTCTGGAAGCACCTGGAACAATTGTGGAAGGACGCACGATGGTGCCGGTAAGGTTTATTAGCGAAAGTCTTGGCGCAGAAGTAGAATGGATTGCTGAAAGCAGGACCGTTGTTATTGAGATGATTCATGAATCATCTGATAAAATAGTGAATGGAGGAGATAAATGA
- a CDS encoding PocR ligand-binding domain-containing protein: MKSMKVNRKQIEKAPRKIMINRSSQQNIYLDSQESEKYRNIFEYAPIGIFYFDQRGIITNCNDTFINIIGSSKKDLIGIEMIKLKATWVVRAVKVALQGSQSSYEGEYISETAGKRVFVKAIFSPVWSRDGRVIGGTGIVEDITEQMKTKIELRESEIKVRKKLEAAFHPEGDLETLSLRDIINIDKFQRILDLFHEVIGLPVALLDSAGEIIVKKGWIEICTAFHRKNAKTAEKCKQSDRKQMNQAIERKIHFSRCENGLWDAVFPLIIGEKTFGYIFVGQFLYQHEEVDTDYFRRQAKKYGFEESAYMKALGKVPRPSKKEVKNIVGLYAELIQMISEQGHANLRLARSFEEQKILKHQMKDALEKADVANDVKDQFLSNMSHELRTPINGLMGMIQLLQDSSMSAEQKEYMDYAYQACLSLTAVVNEILNYVKLEKKSEPLVEEVFSIKELVKEVSDLHTVAATQKSIELKINNPINIPLYWKGDRYKIKQILNNLTGNAVKFTKKGFVQLETNIQNDVYENQKILSISVKDTGIGIEPELVNIVFERFLQADSTSTREYGGTGLGLTISRELAKDLGGTIEVSSNPGQGSCFTLNVPLAPAKYKERPPTEVESVLINPTRRRKRSILVVDDDRIGREVVSKMLEKEKYLVDIAINGAEAIDKVKKQSYDLILMDCHMPEVDGYEATKRIREYEKHTGAKTFIIALTAKALPGDREECLQAGMDAYLEKPLNLGLLKEWMQKIAE; encoded by the coding sequence ATGAAAAGCATGAAAGTTAATCGAAAACAAATAGAAAAAGCACCACGAAAAATTATGATTAACAGATCATCTCAACAGAATATTTACTTAGATAGTCAAGAATCGGAAAAATACAGGAATATTTTTGAATATGCGCCAATTGGTATATTCTACTTTGATCAAAGAGGTATTATTACGAATTGCAACGATACATTTATTAATATTATAGGGTCCAGCAAAAAAGATTTGATTGGTATTGAAATGATAAAATTAAAAGCAACATGGGTTGTTAGAGCCGTAAAAGTTGCGTTGCAGGGCAGTCAATCATCCTATGAAGGAGAATATATTTCTGAAACAGCCGGAAAACGAGTGTTTGTGAAAGCGATTTTTTCACCGGTTTGGTCAAGGGATGGACGTGTTATTGGAGGCACTGGTATCGTTGAAGATATTACAGAACAAATGAAAACAAAAATAGAGTTGAGAGAAAGCGAAATAAAAGTGAGAAAAAAATTGGAAGCTGCATTTCACCCAGAAGGTGATTTGGAAACCTTGTCACTGAGGGATATTATTAACATCGATAAATTCCAACGAATTCTTGATCTTTTTCATGAAGTGATAGGACTTCCGGTAGCTCTACTAGATTCTGCTGGAGAAATCATTGTGAAAAAAGGATGGATAGAAATATGTACGGCTTTTCACCGGAAAAATGCTAAAACGGCGGAAAAATGTAAGCAAAGTGACCGGAAACAAATGAATCAAGCTATTGAAAGGAAAATACATTTCAGTCGTTGTGAAAATGGCTTATGGGATGCGGTATTTCCATTGATTATAGGGGAAAAAACTTTTGGATATATTTTTGTGGGTCAATTTCTATATCAGCATGAAGAGGTGGATACGGATTATTTTCGAAGACAAGCAAAAAAGTATGGCTTTGAAGAAAGTGCATATATGAAAGCCTTGGGGAAAGTACCACGGCCGAGCAAAAAAGAAGTAAAAAATATTGTAGGTCTATATGCTGAGCTTATTCAAATGATTTCTGAGCAGGGACATGCAAACTTAAGATTGGCAAGAAGTTTTGAAGAACAAAAAATATTAAAGCATCAGATGAAAGATGCTCTAGAAAAAGCAGATGTGGCAAATGATGTAAAAGATCAGTTTTTATCGAATATGAGTCATGAATTGCGCACACCGATCAATGGTTTAATGGGAATGATTCAACTATTGCAAGATTCATCTATGAGTGCTGAACAGAAAGAGTATATGGATTACGCTTATCAAGCTTGTCTTTCTCTAACTGCAGTTGTGAACGAAATATTAAACTACGTCAAACTCGAAAAAAAATCAGAACCGTTAGTAGAAGAAGTTTTTTCAATTAAAGAATTAGTAAAAGAAGTTTCTGATTTGCACACTGTGGCAGCGACACAAAAGAGTATAGAATTGAAAATTAACAATCCGATTAATATTCCACTGTATTGGAAAGGAGACCGGTATAAAATCAAACAAATTCTTAACAATTTAACAGGAAATGCGGTTAAGTTTACTAAAAAAGGATTTGTTCAGCTAGAAACAAATATACAAAATGATGTTTATGAAAACCAGAAAATACTCTCTATCTCTGTGAAGGATACAGGGATAGGGATTGAGCCTGAGCTTGTAAATATTGTTTTTGAAAGGTTTTTACAAGCAGATTCAACAAGCACCAGAGAGTATGGAGGAACAGGGTTAGGACTAACTATTTCCAGAGAATTAGCAAAAGACTTGGGTGGAACTATTGAAGTGAGTAGCAATCCTGGCCAAGGAAGCTGTTTTACATTAAATGTTCCATTGGCTCCAGCAAAGTATAAAGAACGACCTCCGACAGAAGTTGAGAGTGTATTGATTAATCCTACTAGACGCAGAAAAAGAAGTATATTGGTGGTAGATGACGATAGGATAGGTAGAGAAGTTGTAAGTAAAATGCTGGAAAAAGAAAAATATTTGGTAGATATCGCTATAAATGGAGCAGAAGCCATTGATAAAGTGAAAAAACAATCTTATGACCTCATTTTGATGGATTGCCACATGCCGGAAGTAGATGGTTATGAAGCTACTAAAAGAATAAGAGAGTATGAAAAACACACCGGAGCAAAAACTTTTATTATTGCACTTACAGCAAAGGCACTGCCTGGAGATCGGGAAGAATGCTTGCAGGCTGGAATGGATGCTTATTTAGAAAAACCCTTAAATTTAGGGTTGCTAAAGGAATGGATGCAAAAGATTGCTGAATGA